In the genome of Thermococcus sp., the window GTGGGGGGTTAGGATTCCCTTCGAGGAGGTCTGGCCCGAGTTTAAATCGGCTTGGAAGGAGAGCAGGGGTGAGGGAGATGGTGATTAAGTACGAGCCCCTTAACAGAAGGGAGAAAATAGTTAAACTATTCAGAGAGGCCATAGAGGCCGAGAACAGGAACGACCTTGAGACCGCCAAGAGGAAGCTCGACGAGATACTGCACGAGAGCATTGACGTTGAGCCGGAGTTCTACTTCGAGGCCTGCTTCCGCCTCGCGGACGTGTTCATCCAAGAGGACAACTACCGTGGGGCAGTTAAGTGCGCGCTGAGGGCCATACTGAGGGCGCCAAGCAACGACCACTACCGCCTTGGCGTTAGGAGACTGGGTGATATCCTCGGGATAATGAAGGTCAGGGGGAGGCTATCCGACCTAGTCGAGAACATGGAGAGCACTCTGAAGCTGATTGAAGAGGACGAGGAGCTCCACCGCTTCGTGAAGGCACTCGTAAGGCTGGCAAGGGGAGAAAGGGTTGAGGAGACCTTTTCCCTTGAGGAGTTCAACGAGGTAATAAGAGCCCTCTCAGGATGAACTCGACCTCTTCCCTTTTGGGCCGGAAGGGGTAGTTGTAGGGCTCCTTCCCCGGCCTCTCGTTGTAATAGGGCCTGTTGCAACCCGGACAGCCGTGGGTCGAGAAGACCTCAGGGGGGATTCTCGAAAGCTCTTCCACAGAGAGTGAAAAGCCCGCTATGGAGTCTCCCTCGAAGACTATGGCGTCCTCCATTCCATTCTCTAAGAGCCACCTCGCCAGCTGTATCCTGCGGTAGCGCTCCATGGAAGGGGGCTTCGCCTTTTCAAGCCTCGTCCCCCTGATCGGTGTGAATGCAAAGAGGGAAATGTCCCCTCCAATCTCGTAGACCCTTCTCATTGTCCCCACAAGCTCCCTGTCCGTCTCACCGAGACCAACGATGATGTGAACGAGAGCTCTCCCGGTTCCAAAGACTCCAACAACGTCGTCGATAAACCTCCAGATTCCCTCCCAGCTCAGGTCGGGCTTTATCTCATTGAAGAGCTTCTCGCTCGCAACGTCGAGGCCAACTCCTATGTAATCAACTCCGAGCCCTCTGAACTCCTCAAGGAGTTCCCTCCCAACGGGGGTTATAGAGAGGGAAACGGGAAGCCCTAGAGCAGATAGTTCGGAGAGCAAATCAAGCACATCCCCGTGCATCCCCGGGTAATCAACCGTCTGGAGGCAGAGCCTTGAGAAGTTACCGTTGGGAAGGTTCTCGATTACCTCATCGAGCTCAAAGGCCGGCCACGTGACGCGGGAGAGCTTTTCCCAGTCGGCTCTACTTGAGCGTGCCTGGGCGCAGAAGGCGCAGTCGTTCAGGCACTTCCCAGGCCAGTATGTCATGAGGTAAGCCGTCGTCGGTCTGGCAAGGAGCTTCGCCCTTATGAGCCCCATGGCTATCGCGGTACCGTAGGAAACCCTAACTAGCCCGGGCACTTCCTTCACCTTTCAACTTGGGCACGAGGACGCTTATAAGGGCTACGCCGGCAAGAAAGGGGAGGATGGGAAAGACCGCCTTATAACCTCCAACATCTGCAACGTAGCCGAGGGTAACCTGACCTCCGAGCATTCCGAGGTCGAAAAACATCGTGTATACACTCGACCCCATGGCGCGTATTCTTCCGGGGAGGGGTGCTAGGGCCATCATCTGCATCGCAGGAACCGCGAGACCAAAGCCCGCCCCGATAAAGATGGCGCTGAGATACGAGTCCGGGGGAAAGATCATGAAGTTGAGGAGGGTGTACCCAACAATAACCACCAGAATCCCAACGGAGGAAACCGGAACCGGACCAACTCTGTCGGCCGTTTTTCCACCCACCAACCTTGTAATGAAGCTTGTTGCCCCAACGACCATCATGTAGAGACCAAAAACCCGCTGGGGAAGACCAAGGAACTTGTAAAGGGCGGGGAGATAGGTCAAAACTCCCGAATATGAGGCGGAGAAAAACAGAAGGGCCAGGGAGGTGAATACGAAAGAAGCCTTCAGCAGTGCCCGGTAATGAACCTCACCGCTCCTACCGTCTTCTCCGCGTATTCTACCAACCTCCCTCCATACCGGCACCACAAAGAGAAAACCCACAGTGGAGAAAATTGACACAAAGGAGAAAGCCCCGGCAAAGCCGAGGTAGTCCGAGAGGTAGCCCCCAAGAGCCGGGCCTATTATGTTGCCGAGGGAGAACATCGTCCCGCGCCAGCCGAGGGTTTCCCCAATCCTCCCGACGGGTGCTAGATCCACAGCCGTTGAGAGACTCGACGGGAAGAAGAGCCCCATAGAAAAGCCGTGGAGTGCTCTGGCAAAGGCGAAGAGGGATATGCTTGATATATGAGCCGAGACAACGTAGAGAATGCCGCTAATGAGAGATATAACGTTTCCAGCCATCATCAGCTCAAGGCGGTAACCTTTGTCCCCTATGAATCCTCCAATGGGCTTTGAGATGAGAGAGAGGAACGAAGTCACGCCCGCTATAAGGCCCACTAGAAAGGGATTCGCCCCAAGGGTTATAGCAAAGGGAGAAACTATTGGGTTGGTCAAACTTATCCCGAGGAAGAAAAAGAACGTGGAGAAGTTAAGGAGCCAGATGTTTCTGATGGTTTTCTTCACTAAACACCAGCCTCCGGTTCATCCATGCCCCCCCTCATGAAGGCATAGCTCATATGCTTCGTGTTCTTGGCGAAGCCGACGTTTCCGTTCGAGTCAACCATTATGATGCCCATCGTGTCTCTGCCGAAGTACTTCGTTGCGAGGCTTATAGCGGCCTCACTCGCGGCCTGAGCATTCATCCCCAGTCTAACGAAGTCGGTGGCACTTTTAGCTAAAGCGAGCTTTATGGCAACCTCACCGAGTCCCGTGCAGGAAGCCCCCGCAACTTCGTTGGCGTAGGTTCCGCCACCTATTATCGGCGTATCCCCGACCCTGCCGAAGACCTTGAGGAAGACACCACCGGTTGACGTGCCCGCAACCACCTCCTCGCCGTCGAAAGCCACCGCCCCAACAGTGCTCCTGAGCAGTTCGGGGTACTCCTTTATCAGCTCGTTGAGCTTCTTCCAGTGCCTGGTTTCCCCTTTCTCAAGGAGCTTTTTTCTGAGCTCCTTCCACTGTTTCAACCGCTCCTCGGTTACTGGGTCGTACTCCTCAAAGCCGAGCAGGCGGGCGAACTTTACGGCACCCTCGCCAATCAAGAGCACGTGATCAGTTCTCTCCATCACCTTTCTGGCGACGCTTATCGGATTTTTAACCCCCCAGATTCCGGCAACGGCACCTGCCTCAAGGGTCTTCCCGCGCATTATTGCAGCGTCCATCTCAACCCTGCCGTCGAGTGTCAAAACGCTCCCGGTTCCGGCGTTGAAGAGGGGATTGTCCTCAAGGGCTTTGACCGCTTCCTCAACGGCATCCAGTGCAGAACCGCGCTTGAGTTCCCTCCATCCGGCCAGTACAGCTTCCCTAACGCCGGCTATTACCTTTGGAATCCTCTCCTCCTTCCTTATCGTCCCGGCCCCGCCGTGAACTATTATCGCTACCATCCGGCACACCCGATGAAAGAAAGCTCGAAAGGTTAAAAGAGTTATGGAAACGGGCCTAACTCAGGGCCATGTTTATTATGGTCTCCCCAATGTTCTCAAGGTACTCCAGAATTCTCCGGAAGCTCTCCTTGGCCAGGGACTCGCGGTAGTCTATGGCCCTTATGCGTTCCCGTATCTCAAGCATCAGCTTGTCGATCTCCCTGAGGTTCCTACGCTCTATCTGGGCAATCATGGCGTCGAACTTGTCCCTGAGGTAGGGGACGTCAACGCCGTCCGGGTTGTCGGCTATCCTGATTATGTGGTCGCCTATTCTCTCGATGTCCCTGGCTATGAAGAGTATCGCCATGAGGTCAAAGGTTCTCCTCACGAGACCGCTCTCCTCGCTGACGTTGTGCCTGCTGAGGAGCCTGTTTACCGTTCTGATGATGAGGAAGTAGAAGCGATCCAGTTCGTTCTCAAGGTCGTAGATATCTCGCTTTATCTCGCCGTTCGAGCCGGCAACGAGGAGCTCAAGGTCGCCGAGCATCGAGAGAACTATGGAGCGCACTCTCCTGAGGAGTTCGGCGAGGTTCACCTCGTCCTCGTCGAGGAGGCTCTTGGCAACTATCCTCTGGGGCTCGTCGAGGATTATCTCAACGCCCGGAAGGGTCTGAAGAACCTTTCTGACCTTGACCTTGTAGAGGGGCATCTCGCCCGGGAAGACTATGTCGATTACGTCGTAGCCCTGTATGTAGGCAGATATCACGAGCCTTATCGCCATGTCCGGCGAGAACTCGGGCGATATCTCCAGAACTTTCTTCTCGCTGGTTTCCTTTGGCTCCTTAGGGAATATCGTTATGCTCCCGTCGGGGTTTATGACCAGCGGAACCGCATCCCCCTGCCTGAGGTTGTTATCCCGAACCCATTTCTTGGGCAGTGAGATTATGTATGAACTCCTGCCGGTAAATTGTATCTTCCTGAACTCCATAGCTGACACCGTAAACTATATAGATAGGTGGCTTAAAGGCTTCACTTCGATATGCTTATAAACGCTAAGATGTATGTTACAGCATGTTCAGAGACTACGGAAGGGACGCAAGGATAATCATAATGGCCAACGCTCTCGGCCAGACCTTCCTCCAGTTCTCATTCTTCATAATGCCCTTCTACCTCAGGGCGCTAGGCTACGGGACGGACATGATGGGTGCTTTCTTCTCCCTCCAGACTCTAACCGCCGGGCTCTTCTTTCTCCTCGCCGGCCCCCTCTCACTGAGGCTTGGCTATAAGAGAACCCTCCTCACGAGTGCAATCCTGGGCCTCGCCGGGAGAGCCCTTCAGGTGTTCGACGGCGGAACGCTCGTCCTTCTCGCAGGTTTCCTCCTCGTCGGGGTCAACATGGGGCTCAGGCAACCAAACTTCTCGGCCTTCCTCAGCGAGCTTGTCCCAGGGGAGAGAAGGCACGAGGCTTTCTCCCGGAGCTTCGGCCTTGGAACCCTCTTCAACGCCTTCGGCGTTTTATTGGCTGGAGTCCTGCCCGATTACCTCGTTGGCATGGGGATTGGCGAGGTAACGGCATACAGAGCCACGGTTGCACTCGCCCTGCTTCAGTTCGTCTTCGTAATTCCTGCCCTTCTGGCTGTTGGAGACGTGCCTGTTAGGGGGAAGAGGGTGGTATGGAGGAGAGAGCTTGCCGTGAAGATACTCAAGTTTTCCCTTCCGAGCGCGCTCATAGGCCTTGGGGCTGGAATAACGATACCCTACATGAGCATCTACTTCAACCTGCGCTTCGAAAAGAGCCTGGCATCGATAGGTGGCGTCTTCTTCGTGATGCAACTGGCGATGGGACTCGGTTCTTTCCTCCTTCCTGAGCTGGTCAGGAGGATGGGCCCTGTGAGGGTTATAACCTACTTCCAGGGGGCTGCCACCTTCCTCTTCCTTGTTTTCCCCTCGATAGAAACCTTCGTCCTCGCGGCGGCGGTCTACATAGCCCGGGCCATCCTGATGAACATAGTCTGGCCCGTTAACGACTCCTTCATGATGGGCTTCTTCTCGACGGAGGAGAAGGCAACGGCCTCGGGGATAAGACAGGCCTTTTCGACTTTTATGCGCGGTGCCGGGAACTACCTCGGGGGACTCCTCTTTGCTACCTCACTGAGCTATCCGTTCTACGCTACCGCGCTCCTCTACGCTACGGCGACGGCACTCTTCTACGCCTTCTTCATCAAGCACAACAGGTGAGAAAAGAAAAGCTCACTCCCTTGAGAGCTCCACGCCACGCTCAAAGGCCTTGAAGTTCATCTCCCAGAGCCTCTCGCGGAGGGTCAGCCTTATTCCCTCAAGCAGGGACTCCTTCTTCAGGGGGATTAGGCCCTTGCCGTAGGCGTAGCCGAGCATCAGAACACCCAGAGTCCTAGGGTTTATCTTGTCAGCCTCCTTCTGAAAGTCCGCCATGTGGACGGGGCAGATTTTCCCAATCGCTTCCCTTATCTCATCGAGTTCGGGATAGCGCTCCTTGCCGACCAAAGTTGTTGCCGTGTGAATCGGGTAGGCGTTGATTATGGCAACGCTCTTTTTGCTCAAAAAGCGCGCGTTCCTCAAGGCCTCAGCGGGCTCAAGTGCGAGCATCAAATCGGCTTCCCCCTCCTCTATGAGGGGAGAATAAACTTCCTCGCCGAAACGGAGGTAGCTCAGAACGCTTCCGTAGCGCTGGCTCATTCCAAGGGTCTCGCCGATTCTGACGTTGTAACCTTCAACCATAGCAGCGTTCCCGATTATCCTCGAAAGGGTCAAGCCACCCTGACCGCCGACGCCGGTTATTATGAGGTTGAACTCCATGAGCACCACCGGGAAGAGTTGGGGTGAGGGAATAAAAACCTAAGCTCAAAAAAATTCGCTCATAGAATTAGCTCTTCGAAAATCCTGAGCTTATTCCGCTCCTTCAGCTTTACCCAGTCAAAGATAGAGCCCGAGCTCTCCCTCAGGCGGAGCGTCTCGACGAGCTCCCTGTACTTTCCTCCGGCGATGCCGTTCGCTATTATAGCGCTCCCCTCGGCGGCTTCTTTAGCCTTTGCCCTGCTCTCAAGCTTGAGAACATCAACCGAAAAGCCGTAGGTCTCGAAGGCATTCTCAAGGGCCTCCTTGACGTCGCCGAAGAACTCCGGGATCCTCGAAAAGCGCCCGCTGATGTATACCGACTCGGGCCTTGCGGAGGGCAGCAGGGCAAAGACGTCCTTCACGATGGCCTCGATCATAGCGGTGTACCCTTTCCTAACGTTCTCGTCTTCCTTTGCCAGCTTCACGAACTCCTCGGGAGGGACCGAGAAGGGGTCGATTCCGGCTATGTAGGAGGCACCACCCTGGAAGAGAACCATCTTTCCAAAATCTTCCAAGGAATTAGCTAAAGCGTAGGCGAGCTCGCCGTCCATGAAGCCCATTCCGAGGTAGCCCGGGAAGCCAGCCGTTCCAGCCATGGCATCGACTATCTGGCCGTTCTTAACGGCCATCGCTGAAGTGTAGGCGAAGCCGACTTCCACAGCGATGAGGTTGGTCTCGGAGTAGGGCATGCCCTTCCTCTCGGCTTCCCTTACCATCGCAAGAGCGACCGTGAAGACCTTATCAGCCGTGCCAAGGTCAATCCTGTTGGCCTTTCTCCACTCGGAAACCGTCGGAAGGTGTATGACGCCGGGCGTGAAGTAGACGTTGAGGTCTTCCGCCTCCCTGAGGAGGAGCATAAGCTCCCTCAGGCCGACTATCTTGAGCCTCCTCCTCACGTCAGCCTCGGTGATAAAAGTGGCCAGAGCTATCTCCTCGTCCGTGGCTTCCCTCGCTGGCTTCAGCGGTATTCCGTAGCCGCAGGGGCCGACTATAGCGTCAATCTTCCCGTGCTCCCCCTGAACCTCCCGCAGGAGCTCGACGATTACGCCCGGGTTCTCGGTTACTTTATTCCTGTCAACAGCCGTGTCAATAATAACCTCCCCTGTCTCGTCGTCGAAGCCGAATACGTCCATGCTCTTCGTCCCGGAGTCTATACCGACGGCCTTAACCATGCTCCACCACCGTCCCGCGATTGTCGGCTTTCGTGATGAAAACCTCCCCGCCATCCCCGTTCTCGCGGAGGAAGGCCTCAACCTCCCTCCTCAAAACTTCGGCCTTCTCCCAGCCATCGACGAGGCCGTAGAAAGTCGGTCCCCAGCTCGTCTGACAGGCACAGTAAGCTTTGCTCAGCATCAGCTTTATTCCCTCGTTGACTATGTCGCAGCAGTAGACGTTCTCCTGGTAGTCGCTCCAGAACTTCCCGAGGAGGTGGTTGAACTGGTAGAGCCCCTCGCCGAAGGTTTTAATGTCGCGCTCGACGAAAGAGGGAAGGATCTTTATGAGGACAATCCGCGAGAGCCTGTCGGCCAGTTCGGGAGGCATTTTCTTGAGGTTGTCCAGTATCTCGTCCTCCCTCCTCCTGACCTCAGCAAGGGCCTTCCTCGGCGTTTCTGGTATGGCCACTACGAAGAGCCAGTCCTCCGGCATTTCACCCCTGAATATCAGCGGGGGGACGACCTTTTCACGCTTGTCCACAGGGAAGCCACCTTCGTATATGAAACCGCCGACCTTGAGGGCGTAGAAGCCGAGGGCCGTTATTAGGCCGCGCCTCATGGAGAGGGCCACATCCTCAAAGGAGAGACCGAGGTTGAAGAGCCTGTTTATTCCCTCGCCTATGCTGAGGGCCAGCGTTGTGTGGAAGCCTATTCCAACCCACTTGGGGATGTAGCTTTTAACTTCAACCTCAACAGGGGGGAAGTCGTGGCTCTCGCGGAAGCGCTCTATAAAACGGAGAGCGTCTTCGTCGTTTGAGGTGTCCTTCTCAGCTTCCCTGACCTCGATTTCAAGCCTTGGAGTTTCAATGGCAAAGCCCACCGTCCCGTAGAGCCTTCCCATGTCACCGCTCAAATCTGGATTCCCGGTGTGGAGATGAGAAGGGGCCCTAATGACAATCCGATTCATTCGATCACCCGCACTCTTGAGATTTCAGGAGTATTTAAGAGATGTGCTCAAATTGTGCCGGGATCAAGATGCGTCAGACCTTACCCTGCCAGCCTTCTCCCACGCACGTACGTCGCTGAGATGTTCCTCTCGTCACCCAGTATCATAAGGCGTGAGAGGAGAACCGAAGGGTCGTCATCTGCACCTGCCAGAGGTTCTGGGTCGATGATTACAAAGTCCGCCTCCTTGCCGACCTCAAGGCTCCCTATGCGGTCTTCCATCCCAAGGGCCCTCGCACCGCCCATCGTCAGCAGGTGGAAGGCTTTGAATGGGCTCATCATGTTGGCGTAGTACGCATCCCTGAGGACTTCGAGCATAGATAGAAACGGCCCCGCACCGACGTCCGAGCCGATGGAGACGGTTAAACCGGCCCTCTCATGCGCTTTGAGATC includes:
- a CDS encoding MFS transporter translates to MKKTIRNIWLLNFSTFFFFLGISLTNPIVSPFAITLGANPFLVGLIAGVTSFLSLISKPIGGFIGDKGYRLELMMAGNVISLISGILYVVSAHISSISLFAFARALHGFSMGLFFPSSLSTAVDLAPVGRIGETLGWRGTMFSLGNIIGPALGGYLSDYLGFAGAFSFVSIFSTVGFLFVVPVWREVGRIRGEDGRSGEVHYRALLKASFVFTSLALLFFSASYSGVLTYLPALYKFLGLPQRVFGLYMMVVGATSFITRLVGGKTADRVGPVPVSSVGILVVIVGYTLLNFMIFPPDSYLSAIFIGAGFGLAVPAMQMMALAPLPGRIRAMGSSVYTMFFDLGMLGGQVTLGYVADVGGYKAVFPILPFLAGVALISVLVPKLKGEGSARAS
- a CDS encoding phosphate uptake regulator PhoU, whose amino-acid sequence is MEFRKIQFTGRSSYIISLPKKWVRDNNLRQGDAVPLVINPDGSITIFPKEPKETSEKKVLEISPEFSPDMAIRLVISAYIQGYDVIDIVFPGEMPLYKVKVRKVLQTLPGVEIILDEPQRIVAKSLLDEDEVNLAELLRRVRSIVLSMLGDLELLVAGSNGEIKRDIYDLENELDRFYFLIIRTVNRLLSRHNVSEESGLVRRTFDLMAILFIARDIERIGDHIIRIADNPDGVDVPYLRDKFDAMIAQIERRNLREIDKLMLEIRERIRAIDYRESLAKESFRRILEYLENIGETIINMALS
- a CDS encoding MFS transporter, with protein sequence MFRDYGRDARIIIMANALGQTFLQFSFFIMPFYLRALGYGTDMMGAFFSLQTLTAGLFFLLAGPLSLRLGYKRTLLTSAILGLAGRALQVFDGGTLVLLAGFLLVGVNMGLRQPNFSAFLSELVPGERRHEAFSRSFGLGTLFNAFGVLLAGVLPDYLVGMGIGEVTAYRATVALALLQFVFVIPALLAVGDVPVRGKRVVWRRELAVKILKFSLPSALIGLGAGITIPYMSIYFNLRFEKSLASIGGVFFVMQLAMGLGSFLLPELVRRMGPVRVITYFQGAATFLFLVFPSIETFVLAAAVYIARAILMNIVWPVNDSFMMGFFSTEEKATASGIRQAFSTFMRGAGNYLGGLLFATSLSYPFYATALLYATATALFYAFFIKHNR
- a CDS encoding indolepyruvate oxidoreductase subunit beta translates to MEFNLIITGVGGQGGLTLSRIIGNAAMVEGYNVRIGETLGMSQRYGSVLSYLRFGEEVYSPLIEEGEADLMLALEPAEALRNARFLSKKSVAIINAYPIHTATTLVGKERYPELDEIREAIGKICPVHMADFQKEADKINPRTLGVLMLGYAYGKGLIPLKKESLLEGIRLTLRERLWEMNFKAFERGVELSRE
- a CDS encoding radical SAM protein: MPGLVRVSYGTAIAMGLIRAKLLARPTTAYLMTYWPGKCLNDCAFCAQARSSRADWEKLSRVTWPAFELDEVIENLPNGNFSRLCLQTVDYPGMHGDVLDLLSELSALGLPVSLSITPVGRELLEEFRGLGVDYIGVGLDVASEKLFNEIKPDLSWEGIWRFIDDVVGVFGTGRALVHIIVGLGETDRELVGTMRRVYEIGGDISLFAFTPIRGTRLEKAKPPSMERYRRIQLARWLLENGMEDAIVFEGDSIAGFSLSVEELSRIPPEVFSTHGCPGCNRPYYNERPGKEPYNYPFRPKREEVEFILRGLLLPR
- a CDS encoding isoaspartyl peptidase/L-asparaginase family protein, producing MVAIIVHGGAGTIRKEERIPKVIAGVREAVLAGWRELKRGSALDAVEEAVKALEDNPLFNAGTGSVLTLDGRVEMDAAIMRGKTLEAGAVAGIWGVKNPISVARKVMERTDHVLLIGEGAVKFARLLGFEEYDPVTEERLKQWKELRKKLLEKGETRHWKKLNELIKEYPELLRSTVGAVAFDGEEVVAGTSTGGVFLKVFGRVGDTPIIGGGTYANEVAGASCTGLGEVAIKLALAKSATDFVRLGMNAQAASEAAISLATKYFGRDTMGIIMVDSNGNVGFAKNTKHMSYAFMRGGMDEPEAGV
- a CDS encoding DUF1464 family protein, with translation MVKAVGIDSGTKSMDVFGFDDETGEVIIDTAVDRNKVTENPGVIVELLREVQGEHGKIDAIVGPCGYGIPLKPAREATDEEIALATFITEADVRRRLKIVGLRELMLLLREAEDLNVYFTPGVIHLPTVSEWRKANRIDLGTADKVFTVALAMVREAERKGMPYSETNLIAVEVGFAYTSAMAVKNGQIVDAMAGTAGFPGYLGMGFMDGELAYALANSLEDFGKMVLFQGGASYIAGIDPFSVPPEEFVKLAKEDENVRKGYTAMIEAIVKDVFALLPSARPESVYISGRFSRIPEFFGDVKEALENAFETYGFSVDVLKLESRAKAKEAAEGSAIIANGIAGGKYRELVETLRLRESSGSIFDWVKLKERNKLRIFEELIL
- a CDS encoding beta-ribofuranosylaminobenzene 5'-phosphate synthase family protein, with translation MNRIVIRAPSHLHTGNPDLSGDMGRLYGTVGFAIETPRLEIEVREAEKDTSNDEDALRFIERFRESHDFPPVEVEVKSYIPKWVGIGFHTTLALSIGEGINRLFNLGLSFEDVALSMRRGLITALGFYALKVGGFIYEGGFPVDKREKVVPPLIFRGEMPEDWLFVVAIPETPRKALAEVRRREDEILDNLKKMPPELADRLSRIVLIKILPSFVERDIKTFGEGLYQFNHLLGKFWSDYQENVYCCDIVNEGIKLMLSKAYCACQTSWGPTFYGLVDGWEKAEVLRREVEAFLRENGDGGEVFITKADNRGTVVEHG